One window from the genome of [Clostridium] celerecrescens 18A encodes:
- a CDS encoding CD3324 family protein, which produces MRYQKANEILPEELVELIQNYIDGEYVYIPRKQENKRTWGQRTGAREERKLRDLSIYEDYLSGICVKLLAERYYLSEKSIQRIVLQEKRNMKLK; this is translated from the coding sequence ATGCGCTATCAGAAGGCGAATGAGATTTTACCGGAAGAGCTGGTGGAATTAATTCAGAATTATATAGATGGGGAATATGTTTATATCCCCAGAAAACAGGAAAATAAACGAACCTGGGGCCAGAGGACAGGTGCCAGAGAGGAAAGAAAGCTCCGGGACTTATCCATCTATGAGGATTACCTTTCCGGCATATGCGTAAAGCTTTTGGCGGAGCGCTATTACCTGTCCGAGAAAAGCATCCAGAGGATCGTACTTCAGGAAAAGAGAAATATGAAATTGAAATAA
- a CDS encoding ArsR/SmtB family transcription factor, whose translation MDKITLSTKKELEIYMNPVRQKLLRLLGRSKTPMTPKQLSERLEISPSSVQHHIKKLSSLGVVELDHTEMINGITARYYKPTYINVQIGLDHPDENNMQKEVLVQEQIASTYEGFLAQKKKYLERQHDSAESESSWNLGDILTGVIHLSEGEGKELLTMITDYLDRHAIPSAEKSPWEYAFILYNAEEKPHE comes from the coding sequence ATGGATAAAATTACGTTATCTACAAAAAAGGAACTGGAAATCTACATGAATCCTGTAAGGCAAAAGCTTCTTAGATTATTGGGACGGTCCAAAACTCCTATGACACCCAAGCAGTTGTCGGAAAGACTGGAGATATCCCCTTCCAGTGTCCAGCATCATATTAAGAAACTAAGCTCGCTGGGAGTCGTGGAACTGGATCATACAGAAATGATCAATGGTATTACTGCCAGATATTACAAACCCACCTATATTAATGTCCAGATTGGACTGGATCATCCTGATGAGAACAATATGCAGAAGGAAGTTCTTGTCCAGGAGCAGATTGCAAGTACTTATGAAGGATTTCTGGCTCAGAAAAAGAAGTATCTGGAGCGGCAGCATGATTCTGCCGAGTCTGAAAGTTCGTGGAATTTAGGGGATATCCTGACCGGTGTCATTCATCTTTCCGAGGGCGAAGGCAAAGAGCTTTTGACGATGATCACGGATTATTTAGACCGGCATGCCATTCCTTCTGCAGAAAAATCCCCCTGGGAATATGCGTTTATTCTCTACAATGCGGAGGAAAAACCTCATGAGTAA
- a CDS encoding DUF1062 domain-containing protein → MNRNLRKQWIVTPDQLPAIIRRCPKCGKKTEFINSGKFRVNANGRLIDVWMIYRCGQCKTSWNMTIWERAEAGRLEKEEYEGFLNNDPDLVAKYGNDRDLFARNKAEAAASKAEYHVTTVDTALPCGEDHAMETEIRIPPGFDLRADIFLMQQLSVSRSRIKKWCEDGLILSCGQVLSPKGKIKDGMLLQIKKEACRSQ, encoded by the coding sequence ATGAATCGAAATTTACGAAAACAATGGATCGTCACGCCGGACCAGCTTCCAGCAATCATAAGAAGATGCCCGAAATGCGGGAAAAAGACGGAATTTATAAACAGCGGAAAATTCAGGGTCAATGCCAATGGCCGCCTCATAGATGTCTGGATGATTTACCGGTGCGGACAATGTAAGACCTCTTGGAATATGACCATATGGGAAAGAGCAGAGGCAGGCCGCCTGGAGAAAGAAGAATATGAGGGATTTTTAAATAATGATCCTGATCTGGTGGCAAAATACGGAAATGACAGGGATTTATTTGCCAGAAACAAGGCAGAAGCTGCTGCCTCAAAGGCGGAATACCATGTAACAACCGTTGATACTGCATTACCCTGCGGGGAGGATCATGCCATGGAGACCGAGATAAGGATTCCGCCTGGATTTGATTTGAGGGCAGATATTTTTTTAATGCAGCAGTTGTCCGTATCCAGAAGCAGGATAAAGAAATGGTGTGAGGACGGGCTGATTCTAAGCTGCGGACAGGTATTGTCTCCCAAAGGGAAAATCAAAGACGGGATGCTTCTGCAGATAAAAAAGGAAGCCTGCCGTTCGCAGTAG
- the ahpC gene encoding alkyl hydroperoxide reductase subunit C, giving the protein MSLIGTEVKPFKAQAYHNGKFVEVTEEDFKGKWSIICFYPADFTFVCPTELEDLQNNYETFKSLGAEVYSVSTDTHYTHKAWHDNSEAIRKLTYVMIGDPSHTITRNFDVLIEADGLADRGTFIVDPDGIIQSVEINAGNIGRDANILIDKIKAAQYVRKNPGEVCPAKWKEGGATLKPSLDLVGKI; this is encoded by the coding sequence ATGTCATTAATCGGAACAGAAGTAAAACCATTCAAAGCGCAGGCTTATCACAACGGAAAATTTGTAGAGGTCACAGAAGAAGATTTTAAGGGTAAGTGGAGCATCATCTGCTTTTATCCTGCAGATTTCACTTTTGTTTGCCCGACGGAACTTGAAGATTTGCAGAACAATTATGAGACATTTAAGAGTCTGGGAGCGGAAGTTTATTCCGTATCTACGGATACCCATTATACCCACAAAGCTTGGCATGACAATTCCGAGGCCATACGTAAGTTGACCTATGTTATGATTGGAGACCCCTCCCATACAATTACCCGCAATTTTGATGTACTGATTGAAGCAGATGGACTTGCGGACCGTGGTACATTTATCGTTGACCCGGACGGCATCATTCAGTCAGTAGAGATCAATGCCGGAAACATTGGCCGTGATGCAAACATTCTTATTGATAAGATCAAGGCTGCCCAGTACGTTAGAAAGAATCCTGGTGAAGTTTGCCCGGCAAAATGGAAAGAGGGCGGAGCCACACTGAAACCAAGCCTTGACCTGGTAGGAAAAATTTAA
- a CDS encoding MFS transporter produces MSNGKQLTIFLNYVSLGILLPVLNLILLNRGADLKTLPLLIAAYSAAVLCFELPSGICADLYGRKTVFLISGACQMLSLILLLFADNWIWLLFYILLNGISRAFSTGSLDALIVDQALQEKGEACLPAIAARLGILEEAGLAAGCVLGGFLSCIGDSFTGNILTRGVFTAVTFMLCLFCIREDKICGRRGDRIPLTRHIKRGVKTVLSKQDFPLILAGMLFTGFFLISIETYWQPAYLKISNHTEGTWVLGILSFAGFLLAATGNSFCQRLLKKFPGRQWRIYSISRFFLGCALLVLALHKNVWLFILGYGSIYLLLGTGSVAENTLINQYTPGYFRASVLSLGSFLLQAGSMCASLFCSLFVDRIAISGLWLTAGALLIGYTIFMTLFLLIKRTGADEKKLEKQEFISYDTESS; encoded by the coding sequence ATGAGTAATGGAAAGCAGCTGACTATTTTTCTCAATTATGTTTCTCTGGGAATCCTTCTGCCTGTGCTGAATTTAATTCTTTTAAACAGGGGGGCCGATCTAAAGACTCTGCCTCTTTTGATCGCTGCCTATTCTGCTGCGGTCCTTTGTTTTGAACTGCCCAGCGGAATTTGTGCAGATTTGTATGGACGAAAGACGGTTTTCCTAATTTCCGGTGCATGCCAGATGCTGTCTCTGATCCTGCTTCTGTTTGCGGACAACTGGATTTGGCTGTTGTTTTACATTCTTCTTAATGGAATCAGCAGGGCCTTTTCCACCGGAAGCTTGGATGCCCTCATCGTGGATCAGGCTCTTCAGGAAAAGGGAGAAGCTTGTCTTCCTGCAATCGCTGCCCGCCTTGGAATTCTGGAAGAAGCCGGACTTGCGGCCGGCTGTGTCCTTGGCGGCTTTCTTTCCTGTATAGGAGATTCTTTTACCGGAAATATATTGACCCGCGGCGTATTTACAGCAGTTACCTTCATGCTCTGTCTGTTTTGCATCCGGGAGGATAAAATCTGCGGCCGCCGGGGAGATCGGATTCCCCTCACAAGGCATATAAAGAGAGGCGTAAAAACAGTCCTGTCGAAACAGGACTTTCCATTGATTCTGGCAGGCATGCTGTTTACCGGCTTTTTCCTTATCTCTATTGAAACCTACTGGCAGCCGGCTTATCTTAAGATTTCAAACCATACGGAAGGAACCTGGGTTTTGGGTATTCTGTCCTTTGCCGGTTTCTTACTGGCAGCGACGGGAAATTCCTTCTGTCAAAGGCTGCTGAAAAAATTTCCCGGCCGCCAATGGCGGATTTACAGCATCAGCCGGTTTTTCCTTGGCTGCGCCCTGCTTGTTCTGGCACTTCATAAAAATGTTTGGCTCTTTATCCTGGGATATGGCAGTATTTATCTCCTTCTCGGAACCGGAAGTGTAGCTGAAAACACCCTGATCAACCAATATACTCCAGGGTATTTCAGGGCAAGTGTTCTTTCTTTAGGTTCCTTTCTTCTGCAGGCAGGCTCCATGTGTGCGTCCCTTTTCTGCAGTCTGTTTGTAGACCGGATTGCCATATCTGGGTTATGGCTGACTGCAGGAGCATTATTGATCGGATATACCATTTTTATGACTTTATTTCTTCTTATAAAAAGGACCGGGGCAGATGAGAAAAAGCTGGAAAAGCAGGAATTTATATCATATGATACTGAATCATCTTAA
- a CDS encoding pentapeptide repeat-containing protein, giving the protein MSQKLLTPILPEWMDFVLEDVDELYRKKDQEEAVSDVLIRNLHVTEEVLSHMRFSAVIFENCIFQDCSFEKGEFTDVAFRACDISNCNFEDSYFNRVEFTSSKGMGTKFCGNTMLHTVIKDCNFNYANFDSSRLEHIQFTDSQVRGGSLTQCRCKAFEWNRANLENASFFKTMMKGMDFTNSTIQGLVMSDNCTEIKGAVVDLYQAAELAKYLGIVIKN; this is encoded by the coding sequence ATGAGCCAGAAACTTCTTACCCCCATCCTTCCGGAGTGGATGGATTTTGTTCTGGAAGATGTGGATGAATTATACCGCAAAAAAGACCAGGAGGAAGCGGTAAGTGATGTTCTCATAAGAAATCTTCATGTAACGGAGGAAGTGCTTTCCCATATGCGTTTTTCCGCCGTCATATTTGAAAACTGCATATTTCAGGATTGCAGCTTTGAAAAAGGAGAATTTACTGACGTGGCGTTCCGGGCCTGCGACATATCCAACTGCAACTTTGAGGACAGCTATTTTAACCGGGTGGAATTTACCTCCTCAAAGGGTATGGGAACAAAATTCTGCGGGAATACCATGCTCCATACCGTAATAAAAGACTGTAATTTCAACTATGCCAATTTCGATTCCTCCAGACTGGAGCACATCCAATTTACCGATTCCCAGGTCCGGGGCGGTTCCCTGACCCAGTGCCGCTGCAAGGCGTTTGAATGGAACCGGGCGAATCTGGAAAATGCAAGTTTTTTTAAAACCATGATGAAAGGAATGGATTTTACCAACAGCACCATACAGGGGTTGGTGATGTCTGATAACTGCACGGAGATAAAGGGCGCTGTGGTGGACCTATACCAGGCGGCGGAACTGGCAAAGTATCTTGGCATTGTCATAAAAAACTGA